The genome window AGACACCTCGGTTACAAGAGGGGTGACTTTCCGCACGCAGAACAGGGTGCCGCAGAGATCCTTTCTTTGCCCATGTACCCGGGCTTGAGAGAGGACGAAGTGCTCTACGTCTGCGGAACCATCAAGGCGTTCTTTAGACAATGAGGGTGCTTCATCTTTTTAGCGACTGGAAGTGGACCGGCCCTGCCGAACCTGTTGTTTCGCTTTGCGATGCGCTCAAAGGGCATGAGCTAGTCCTCACGCTTGCGTTTCGAAAGACCCCCATCGACTTCCCAGAGCGCACCGTTCAAAAAGAAGTAATGAAACGGAACGTCTCCGGGTACGATGGCTTCAGGCTCAACCGGTATTTTTCGCTGCGGGACTGGATCTTTGACGTGAAAAGAATCAAGCGCCTTGTCGACGAAGAGCACGTCGATATCGTGCATACGCACCTGTCGCATGATCACGCGACTGCAGTGATGTCTTTTCTCTTCTCAGCGAGGCGTCCACTCCTGGTGAGAACCGACCACAAACGCGACGGACTGCCGCAGAGTCGCTCCATGGCCTATCTCATGGCGCGCACCGATGGCCTTGTCACCTATAGCGAAAGACTGCGGCAGCAGGACGTAGAATATTTCCGTTTCCCTGCGGAGAGAAGCTGCAGGCTCCAGCCGGGCCTACAGCCCTACACAGGCAGTGTGCGCGATGTCCGGGAAAGCCTTGGCCTCGAGCCTTCAGACAGAGTCGTCGGCGTCATCGGACGGCTGAAGAAAGATAGGGGTTACGATGTGATCCTGAAAGCCTTCCGCAAGGTACGGGATCGGATGGAACACGTGAAGCTCGTGATTGTGGGCAGGAGTTCTCAAATTGAAGAGAGTATAAAGAAGCCTCTGGCAGAATTGAACCTTCAAAAGGATGTTATTCTGGCCGGGTACCGTATAGAAGATTACTTCTCGGTCATCGCCGCCTTCGACGTTTATGTGATGATGCGCGCCGGCTCAGACGGCACGGCGCGGGCACTGCGCGAGGTCTTGGGAATGGGGAAACCGGCGATCGTTTCAACGCAGGGCATGCTCCCTGAACTGGTCATCGATGGGAAGACGGGTTACGCTGTCGCGATGGATGAACAGGAACTGGCTGATCGTATGGTGCGCCTCCTGAGCGACGAAAGAATGAGAGCGGAGTTCGGAAGCAACGCCCGCGATCGAGCCCTGACCGAGTGGAACTATGGCGTACAGGCAGCACGGCTTGTGGACTTTTACAAGAAACTGTTGCAGCTCGGAAAAAGACGGTGAGCGGACCAGCCACTCAACGCATGTTACGCATTGCTATCCTGCTGGACAAATTTCTGCCTTCACGAGGGGGCGAGCGTTATTTCAGCTTTCTCGCCGAAGAGCTGGCTCGGCGCGGCCACGAGGTGCATCTCTTTGCGTCAAAGATAGAAGAGAAAGGGGAGCAACCATATCAGGTCCATCTCGTGCCCGTCCTGAAGTTTCCAAGAAGCCTCAGAATGATCTCCTACATGCTCTTTTCCGCGCGCATGGTAAACGGATACGGATTTGATGTTATTCATGGGCTGGGGCAGAGTCTGGTGAGCAATGTGCTCAATCCTCACGGCGGAGTGGAGAGGGCGTATCTCAAGCAGGAATTTGCATCCATCAGCAGTCGCTGGTACTACTGGTACCGTTGGCTCAGGCGCCATCTTTCGCTGCGCCACCACCTGGAGCTCTGGATGCAGCGCCGCCTTTACGCCGGAAGCCATGTCAGGAGAGTGATCGCGATATCGCAGATGGTGAAGAGAGACATCGTCTCTTATTTTAATTTTCCCGAAGATAGAATCGCCGTAGTCTTTAACACCGTGGATCTGCAACGTTTCCATCCGTCACTCCGTGAGCGGTTTCGTGAACCAAAGCGCAGCGAGATGGGTGTTGATGAGCGTTCCATCCTCCTTCTCTTCGCCGGTAACAATTACCGCCTCAAGGGGTTGGAGCCACTGCTGCATGCGCTTGCATTGCTTAAAAAGAGCGCGGCCGGAATGGACGTGCGATTGATAGTGGTCGGACGGGGGCAGATATGGCTCTACCGGCGAATGGCAGAAAGACTGGGAGTAGCCGGTTCCGTCTTCTTCCTTGGACCCGTCGGCAACATGGAACCTTTCTACGCGGCCGCGGATATCTACGTGCACCCCACGTTTTATGATTCATGCTCCCTCACCGTGCTGGAAGCCCTCGCCTGCGGCCTCCCGGTAATTACCACGCGCTTCAACGGCGCCTCTGACGCAATACTGTCGGACGAGGGCGGCAAAATCGTTCAAGACCCTGCCAATGCGGAAGAGATTGCTGACGCCATTGCCTGGTTCTTCGACGAAGAACGAAGAAAGAAGGCTTGCGTCGTTACACGCCAGTGGTTGGAACAGTATCCACCTTCCCGCAACGTGGATGAGACGCTGGCGGTATACTACGAGGCAGCCGCTTCATAAGCCGTTCTGCCTTGACTCGTCTGCGGACCGGTGTTACCTTACCGTATAGCTATGCGTCAGAGCTGTGCGCAAAACCTGAGACTCGTTACTCTCACACTCGTTGCTCTCCTCATCCTTCCGGGTTGTTTTTCGCCGCAGAAAATGGTGTCGGACAGGGCTTCGTCTCTTTTCCAGGAT of Syntrophorhabdales bacterium contains these proteins:
- a CDS encoding glycosyltransferase family 4 protein; its protein translation is MRVLHLFSDWKWTGPAEPVVSLCDALKGHELVLTLAFRKTPIDFPERTVQKEVMKRNVSGYDGFRLNRYFSLRDWIFDVKRIKRLVDEEHVDIVHTHLSHDHATAVMSFLFSARRPLLVRTDHKRDGLPQSRSMAYLMARTDGLVTYSERLRQQDVEYFRFPAERSCRLQPGLQPYTGSVRDVRESLGLEPSDRVVGVIGRLKKDRGYDVILKAFRKVRDRMEHVKLVIVGRSSQIEESIKKPLAELNLQKDVILAGYRIEDYFSVIAAFDVYVMMRAGSDGTARALREVLGMGKPAIVSTQGMLPELVIDGKTGYAVAMDEQELADRMVRLLSDERMRAEFGSNARDRALTEWNYGVQAARLVDFYKKLLQLGKRR
- a CDS encoding glycosyltransferase family 4 protein, with translation MSGPATQRMLRIAILLDKFLPSRGGERYFSFLAEELARRGHEVHLFASKIEEKGEQPYQVHLVPVLKFPRSLRMISYMLFSARMVNGYGFDVIHGLGQSLVSNVLNPHGGVERAYLKQEFASISSRWYYWYRWLRRHLSLRHHLELWMQRRLYAGSHVRRVIAISQMVKRDIVSYFNFPEDRIAVVFNTVDLQRFHPSLRERFREPKRSEMGVDERSILLLFAGNNYRLKGLEPLLHALALLKKSAAGMDVRLIVVGRGQIWLYRRMAERLGVAGSVFFLGPVGNMEPFYAAADIYVHPTFYDSCSLTVLEALACGLPVITTRFNGASDAILSDEGGKIVQDPANAEEIADAIAWFFDEERRKKACVVTRQWLEQYPPSRNVDETLAVYYEAAAS